The DNA window TATGAAAGTACATGACTAGTACTCGTGTATCCTTAAATTTTGCTTCAAAAAGACTCAAAAAGAGTCCAAGTCAATgacttgaaaaaaaataaagttgcAGTATATTgaatcaatttaaatttaaattagagATTAGATTTAATgaataaaaatgtaaaaaaaaggaaaagaaaaagaaatagaaatgtaaaattaacaTAGAATGGTTAGAAATTGTGTATAATGGATCATAAAGGGGACGTGTTCCTTAAGACTTTCTGGGACCAAGAGTGGAAAACATCAAATTGGGCAACATGACGATGTTTAATTTCTCAAACAAGAAGTGTCCAATTAAATCTGATTACAAACCAAAAGACCCATTGGGATGaatacttttgaggcacttgctAATGATTTTAGCAAATAGTAGTTTGGCAAGACTCAGCAATTCAGTGCTAAGCGTATCTAAATAATTCACCAAGAAGTCAAATTAAATGGTTTTTGTTatgaaataatgataagatgtGGATGTCCGTTGATATTCTCTAGATGTGGCTGTCCGTTGATATTCTCAAGAAGgattacaagatgaagatgTCCGTTTGCATTCTCAAGATGATAGTCACATGTATTCTCCCTAGATTCATTGGTATATTGGATGAACTCATTTATGGATGTACTTGATGTACTAAATTCATGTATTTGTATTTAATAAGGTTCATGTACCTTTGATCTTGGATCACCTATATATAGGGGTGTATCCTACTTCCTTTGTAACCTTGTAACATTGAAACCTGGAAGTACTTTGATCagtaaatataataatatatctTCTTCTCACTCTACTATTTCAATCCCTACTTTGggagtttattttattagtttcacaACACATTATCAGCACGAGTCTCTACCTTGAGTTAAGGAGAAGCACGAGTCTCTACTTTGAGCGAAGGAAAAGCACGAGACGCTGTCAAGGTTCTGCCCGAATAACTTTTGACTACTTATCGAGGTAATATTCTTTCCTACGAATCTAGTGCATAGTCTTATGGCTAATCTCACAAAACAAGAGTTCGTACCTCTTGATATttctgaaaaaaattatttatcgtGGGTATTGGATGTTGAAATTCATCTTGAGGCAATGGGTCTTGGTAATACTATTGTTGATGAGAATGATGCCTCAAACCAAGACCGTGCTAAGGCCATGATTTTCCTTCGTCGTCATTTAGATGAAGGACTAAAAGTAGAATATCTTACTGTCAAAGATCCTCTTGTCCTTTGGCGAGATTTGAAAGAAAGATTCGACCACCTGAAGTTGGTCGTTCTTCCAAAGGCCCGATATGATTGGCTCCACTTACGACTACAAGATTTTAAATCTGTCAACGAATATAATTCAGCCATGTTCAGAATTACTTCTTAATTATCATTGTGTGGCGAAAAAGTCACTGATGAAAATATGTTAGAGAAAACATTCTCTACTTTTCATGTCTCTAATATGCTCCTGCAGCAGCAATATAGAGAGAgaggatttaaaaaatattctgaaCTTATTGCATGTCTTCTGTTGGCtgaacaaaataatgaattacTGCTGAAAAATCATGAGTCCCGACCAACTGGTGCAAGTCCATTCCCTGAAGCGAATGGgactcaatttcaaaattctggTCGAGGTCGTGGACGTGGCCGTAGAGGTGGCCGTGGAAGAAGccgtggacgtggccgtggcCGTGGACGTGATCATAGTAGATTTGTGCCTCGTGAAAATTATAGCCGTGGCAAGCAACAAAATATTTctcaagagagagaaaatgacTACGATCCgaaagaaggagaaaagaaagtttatgaagaaaaatgctACCGATGTGGTATGGAAGGTCACTGGTCCCGTACCTGTCGTACGGCTGAACATCTTGTTGACCTTTATCAAGCATCATTGAAAAAGAAGGACAAAGATGTCGAGACAAATTTTATCGACCAAAagaatgatgatgatgatgatgatactGACATGACACATCTGGATGTTGCCGATTTCTTTGAGCATCCTGAAGATGCAAAATGAtcatatatttaatatttgtcTAGATGTTTGATATGTTGTTAGTCTTGCAGAATTGTCAATTACTTTGGTATGTTGTTTGATATGTTGTTAGTTTTAATTTACTTTGCAAATGTCTATTCTCGCATCTTTTATCAATGTttagtttcatttattttcttcctgaagaagaaatggatgcCAAACATTTGGGACTATATAATGGTGATGATAATATTTGTCTCATTAATAGTGCTTCTACGCACAccatattgaaaaataaaaaatatttttcttgtttaacaATGGGAGAGAGAAATATTAATATCATCTGTGGTAGTGCAAAATTAATTGAGGGCTCCGGAAGAGCTACTCTATTTTTCCCTGAAGGAACCAAAATTGTCGTAAATAATGCACTACTCTCTCCCAACACTCGAAGAAATTTATTAAAGATATCCGTCGAGATGGATATCAAATTGAGACACTGAAtgagataataataaaaatcaaGTCAGATGAAAGTTGATTATATCATATTAATCATTCGAGGGTGTAATGGTTATCGATATAGTTATCTTTATTCTCATTTGATATATAATCATCACATGCAGTAAACCAGAAGTTTACTGATCCCAATGAATATATGATTTGGCAAAAGTGAGAATATTTGAATGTCgacaaatatttatacatacccCCTTTATATTATACATGGCTCCAAAAGAAATTTATGTCGGATATGCATCACCTTTTACGATTAAATATCGTAAAATATTGATGAATGATCTATTGATGAGTGATCTATCCCGACATTAGGGGGAGGAAAAGATCAACCGAAAGGAAATCATCTGAACAATTGGATTTCCTCGATCCTCATACAAAACAATGTGAACTAgaagttcaagaaattcttcatttgaagaaaattatatTTATCGACTTCAGAAGAGTTATTAAATCAACTATTCCTGCAGGAAATACTCTTGTTAAAATTGATGTCCCTGAAGGACATGTACAAGTGCTACAAATAAAGGCCGGCCTACCTATATAAGGTATACATTGATTTCAAATATCTCCGGAGATTAAATAAATGTCATGACAAAATTTAACCTCCTGAAGAGGTCGCTCCTGAAGAGCCAGCTCCCGAAGAGCCAGCTcctgaagagaatgaaattatagaaaagttaattggagcctaatgaaatgtagcacttgatattatagaagTTGATGAGGATCATGAATCTAGATCAGTTGATGAATGTCGGCATAGAAATGATTGACCAAAATGAAAAGGCCAATACAATCTGAATTAGATTCACTGGCTAAAAGAAATGTTTTTGGGCCTGTAGTCCAAACGCCTGAAGGTGTCAAGCCAGttggatataaatggatttttgtgagaaaaaggaatgaaaagaatgaaatagtgAGATATAAAACAAGACTTGTAGCCCAAGGCTTTTCACAAAGGTctggatttgattatgatgaaacgTATTCACCTGTAATGGATACGATCACATTTAGGTATCTTGTGAGTATTGCAGTGCATGAAAAACTTGATATGCGTCTGATGGACGTTGTCACTGCTTATTTGTATAAGAATCTTGacaataatatttacatgagaATCCCTGAAGGATTCAATATGCCTGAAGCATGTAAATCAAATCCTAGAGATATGTATTCTATTAGAATACAAAAGTCTTTGTATGGGCTCAAGCAATCtggacgtatgtggtataaccgCCTCAATGAATGCTTAACTAAAATGACCCAATATGTCcatgtgtttttatcaagaGAAATGggtcaaattttgtgattattgcgatatatgttgatgatctcaatttgattggaactcctgaagagatCCAAAAGGCTGtcgaatatttgaagaaagaatttgagatcaaagattttggaaagacaaaattctgtcttggtttacaaattgagcatttagAAGGTGGAATTTTTGTTCACCAAACTACTTATACCCAGAAGGTATTAAAGCGATTCTGTATGGATAAAGCACATACATTAAGTACCCCAATGGTCGTCAGATCATTGGATCCTTATGAGGATCCCTTTAGACCACAAGAGGAACATGAAGAGATACTTGgtcctgaagtaccatatctcagt is part of the Coffea eugenioides isolate CCC68of chromosome 6, Ceug_1.0, whole genome shotgun sequence genome and encodes:
- the LOC113773739 gene encoding U3 small nucleolar RNA-associated protein 25-like, translated to MGLGNTIVDENDASNQDRAKAMIFLRRHLDEGLKVEYLTVKDPLVLWRDLKERFDHLKLQQYRERGFKKYSELIACLLLAEQNNELLLKNHESRPTGASPFPEANGTQFQNSGRGRGRGRRGGRGRSRGRGRGRGRDHSRFVPRENYSRGKQQNISQERENDYDPKEGEKKVYEEKCYRCGMEGHWSRTCRTAEHLVDLYQASLKKKDKDVETNFIDQKNDDDDDDTDMTHLDVADFFEHPEDAK